ACTTTTCCGAAAAAGATATTTCATTAGGTATTGCTACTGAAATTCAAAAGCTGAATAAGGATCAGGAGAAATATGAAGTGGTTTTAACAAGAAGCTCGGATACCTATCCTAGTCTTTCTGAAAGAACTGCCCAAATCAACAAACTAAATCCTGAAATGGTCATTTCACTTCACGTCAATAGGTCTCCTCAAAAGGAAACGTCTGAGCAAGGAACCGAAGTTTTTGTTCAAAACACTGAAGCTTCAAAAATGTTGGCTGAAAAAATATCTCAAAAATTTAATGCCCGTAAAATTGAAGAACATAATCTTCATATTTTAAGAGAAACCAAGGCTCCGGCTGTATTGGTTGAGCTGGGATTTATTAATAATTCTGCGGACAGAAATTATATAACCAGTGAAAAGGGGCAAAAGGAAATTGCACAGAAATTCATTGAAATTTTCAACGAATACTAAAATACATAACAAATTCTGATTTAATCAGAATAAAACCCGGTAAAGGACTTTAAGAACTTCGTTGTTTACCGGGTTTGTCAATTTATTGATTAAAACTCTTTTCCCAACTTTCTACCAATTCTGAGAATCGGGAAGTTTCAAAGGTTTTATTTCTTATTTTACCTACAGAAAATATGCCTTTCTCATCAGAAATCATCAAAATTTCTTCCGCCTTCTGAGATTCAAATGCAATAATCTCGTGTTCCTGAATATCTGCAAGGTTATTTTTATGTAAAAAAGTAACAAAATTCTCCATCAGTGGAGAAATGTAAGCTCCTTCTGTCTGCTTTGGAACCTTAATAACATTCCCTTCCAGAAAAAGAAGATTTCCGGAGGTAGTACGTGCAATTCTTTTATTGGGATTCAAAAGGATTACATCATCAAGATCGTTTTC
This genomic interval from Chryseobacterium joostei contains the following:
- a CDS encoding N-acetylmuramoyl-L-alanine amidase family protein, whose product is MKGSTLLALSIFSTTFLSFAPINKKYIVVDAGHGGNDLGAVYGNFSEKDISLGIATEIQKLNKDQEKYEVVLTRSSDTYPSLSERTAQINKLNPEMVISLHVNRSPQKETSEQGTEVFVQNTEASKMLAEKISQKFNARKIEEHNLHILRETKAPAVLVELGFINNSADRNYITSEKGQKEIAQKFIEIFNEY